TCAGCGTCGTGCGGTCCAACCGTGAACGGCGTGTATGATTGGACTTCGCATCTTTCCATGGTCACCGAGAGCCTAGCTCCCTTAAAGGCGTCATCGCTAAAGAACAGGGAATATACGAGTTGTCGCGCGTCGGGCGCCGGGCGTGCTTCGCGCAAACAAAGGAAATATGGTCCTGGACCGAGCTCGGTGTGTCTCGCAGCGGAGATCTCTATCGGCAGCGCAAGCCGGGCGTCTTTGACAGTTGTTGCGACACCCCTCCGGATCGCGACCTCGCTCGGTGGCTGTTCTGGCTTCATGTCTGGAAGAGGAACCGAGATATCAGATGAACAGCCGCACAGGAGCACACACAACAAGATGGCGTAACGCATCACTTCCCCTTGGGCTGTCCACCCCAACCCTTCTCGTGGGGATATAGGGCAGACTTCGTCAATTGACTATGGTCCGTGTTGCGCGGACATGCAGGACAATCAGCCCGCCGTCCCTTCAGCAAATCGCGGATGTCGTCCCTGATTCGCTAACTGCGCTTTTGAAGTCCGGGGACAGGCTCTCAATTGCGCTTTCGAAGCCTGGGATCTTCCTCTTCCTTCTACCCGCTTCTTTGTCCAGAATATCATTCAGCCGTTTCGCCTCGTTCCCGAGCGTCGCGAGGAATCGCAGCTGTGCATCACTGGGCGTCGCTTGCGATCCGACCGACAACTCCGTGGGAACGGCATTATCACTATGGGACGGGTGGCCCCTTACCTCCGGCAATCTCGCCGCAATCACATAGTTCCTGAAACCTCGTTGACGCGCCAAGCCTCGCTGCCGGAGCAACCTTCTTGCTGAGGTTGGCGATCAATGGCAAACGGAATTCATGCGCTTGCCGGTTCTCGGGCCACTGACGTCAACGGAGCTCTCATGACAACGAGCTCGCCCTGCAGCCCGGCACAGGGGACATTTCCCTGCTCTCAATTTGGCGATTCCCCAGAACCGGTTGCATTTGCAGGCACTTGAATTGAAATTGCTGGCTTGTGCAATCAGCCGCCGTATCCCTGCAAATTCCCTGCAGGCAGAAATGCGGCATCCGGTTGAGCTCACCGCTCATCCACAATCACCTTGCCATCGTTCGGCAGCACGCTAAGGCTCACCAGCTCGACCGCCCCGCTAAGCTTCGTCACTGCTCGCAAGGTCGCGCCGATCTCCTCGCGCAGCGCGTCGCTCGGTGCGGCGGTTTCCGCCCTCAGCGTCATCACATCGGTCTCGCGCTCGCGCGTGACGATGAGGCGCAGGCGTCCGAGGGCGGGGTGGCGCTTGCCGATCTCGGCGACCTGCTCGGGGCGGACGAACATGCCCTTGACCTTGGTGGTCTGGTCGGCGCGGCCCATCCAGCCCTTGATGCGCATGTTGGTGCGGCCGCATTTGCTGGGGCCGGGGAGGGTCGCGGTGAGGTCGCCGAGCGCCAGCCGGATCCAGGGATGGTGCGGGTCGAGCGAGGTCACCACGATCTCCCCGACGTCGCCTTCCGCGACCGGATCGCCGGTGCCGGGCTTGACGACCTCCATGATCAGGTCCTCGTTCACGACCATGCCCTCGCGCGCCTCGGTCTCGAAAGCGATGAGGCCGAGGTCGGCGGTGCCAAAGACCTGGTAGGCCTCGATACCGCGCGCCTTGATCTCGGCCTGGAGCGAGGGCGGGAAGGCGGCGCCCGAGACCAGCGCGCGCTTGATCGAGGAGACGTCGCGCCCCGAGGCTGCTGCGGCATCGAGCAGGATCTTCAGGAAGTCCGGCGTGCCGCTATAGCCGACCGGGCGGTAGGCCTCGATCAGCTCGAACTGCGCTTCGGTATTGCCCGGGCCGGCCGGGATCACGGCGCAGCCGAGCGCCCGGGCCGAGGCATCGAAGATGAAGCCGCCCGGGGTGAGGTGGTAGCTGAAGGTGTTGAGCACGACGTCGCCCTCCCGGAACCCGGCCGCGAACAGCGCCCGCGCGCCCCGCCAGGGATCGGCCTGCCGCCCCTCCGGCTCGAAGATCGGACCCGGGGAGGTGAAGAGCCGGGCGAACGCGCCGGGAGCAGCCGCCACGAGGCCGCCGAAGGGCGCTGAGGCCTTGTGCAGGGCCGGCAGCTCCGACTTGCGCAGCACCGGAAGGCGCGCCAGCGCCGCTCTGGAGGTCACGGAGGCCGGGTCGAGGCCCCCAAGCCGCTCGGCATAGGCGGGGGCGGCCATCGCACTGTGCAGCACGTCCGGCAGGCGGGAGAACAGCTCGGCCTCGCGCTCGGCTGTCTCGCGGGTCTCCAGGGTGTCGTAATGGGCGGTCATGGCTGGTCCTTAGGGGTTGGCATCCGTTGCACGCCGCCGCCGGCATGGGTATCAGACGGCAAATGCGGTGGCCTGGAGAGGTTAAGGTGGCGGACGCACGGATCATTGCGGCGGAGGAGAGGGCGGACGTCATCGCGCGCCTGAAACGCCGCATGATCGAGCAGGCGCTGCCGCTGTGGTCGACCGTCGGCTGGGACCAAGCCGCAGGCGGTTTCGTCGACCGGCTGCACCGCGACGGCACGGCGGATGCGGCCGCGCCGCGGCGCGTATTCGTGCAGGCGCGCCAGATCTGGTGCTATGCCAAGACGGCGCAGATGGGCTGGTATCCGGACGGCCGCGCCCTCGCATTGAAGGGGCTGGAGCATCTGCTGGCGAAGGCCAAGGCGCCCGATGGCCGGCCCGGCTACGTGCACCGGCTGACGCCGGGGGGCGCGGTACTGGACGC
The DNA window shown above is from Bradyrhizobium sp. CB1650 and carries:
- a CDS encoding AMP-binding protein, which translates into the protein MTAHYDTLETRETAEREAELFSRLPDVLHSAMAAPAYAERLGGLDPASVTSRAALARLPVLRKSELPALHKASAPFGGLVAAAPGAFARLFTSPGPIFEPEGRQADPWRGARALFAAGFREGDVVLNTFSYHLTPGGFIFDASARALGCAVIPAGPGNTEAQFELIEAYRPVGYSGTPDFLKILLDAAAASGRDVSSIKRALVSGAAFPPSLQAEIKARGIEAYQVFGTADLGLIAFETEAREGMVVNEDLIMEVVKPGTGDPVAEGDVGEIVVTSLDPHHPWIRLALGDLTATLPGPSKCGRTNMRIKGWMGRADQTTKVKGMFVRPEQVAEIGKRHPALGRLRLIVTRERETDVMTLRAETAAPSDALREEIGATLRAVTKLSGAVELVSLSVLPNDGKVIVDER